From Syntrophaceae bacterium, one genomic window encodes:
- a CDS encoding amidohydrolase: MTEGKKTNRPYRIIDALCYVPTEEVVLDLPVSLPPQMAPYLRNVFGPRVAPLMGITADEFYRMKITLSQEELRKALAPKMKFMSMKLEDFVRQLDEMGVEKAVIFNLDEETPGGLKGLPNDYYADVVKQYPDRFIGMAGIDPLKGMAAVREIRRIYDLGLRGIGVRPFMFGIPPHHAKMYPLYSTCVELDIPVWFHTGINYSTNNMEVERPVYFDIVAQDFPELKIIAGHGGWPWVPEMMAVVRRNENVYIDISSIDPRYLGMPGSGWETLMQLGNSVLQDKILFGSTWLFMGRTIRQLADGIMDLPLKETVKHKWLYGNAARLFGLSA, from the coding sequence ATGACGGAAGGGAAGAAGACGAATCGGCCGTACAGGATTATCGACGCGCTTTGCTATGTACCCACGGAAGAAGTCGTTCTGGATCTTCCCGTCTCCCTGCCTCCCCAGATGGCCCCCTACCTCAGGAACGTTTTCGGGCCGCGGGTGGCCCCACTGATGGGGATCACCGCGGATGAATTTTACCGGATGAAGATCACGTTGAGTCAGGAGGAACTGCGGAAGGCCCTGGCGCCGAAGATGAAATTCATGTCCATGAAGCTGGAGGATTTCGTCCGGCAGCTGGACGAGATGGGCGTGGAAAAGGCGGTCATCTTCAACCTGGATGAAGAAACGCCCGGCGGGCTGAAGGGGCTGCCCAACGACTACTATGCCGATGTTGTCAAACAGTACCCGGATCGGTTCATCGGCATGGCCGGGATCGATCCCCTGAAGGGCATGGCGGCGGTGCGGGAGATCCGGCGCATTTACGATCTGGGCCTGCGCGGGATCGGAGTCCGGCCGTTCATGTTCGGCATTCCGCCCCATCATGCAAAGATGTATCCCCTTTACTCCACCTGCGTTGAGCTCGACATCCCCGTCTGGTTCCATACGGGGATCAACTACTCCACCAACAACATGGAGGTGGAGAGGCCGGTTTACTTCGACATCGTGGCGCAGGATTTCCCCGAGCTCAAGATCATCGCCGGCCACGGCGGCTGGCCCTGGGTTCCGGAGATGATGGCCGTGGTCCGGCGGAACGAAAACGTGTATATCGACATCTCCTCTATCGATCCGCGGTATCTCGGGATGCCCGGCTCGGGATGGGAGACCCTGATGCAGCTGGGAAACTCCGTCCTCCAGGACAAGATCCTGTTCGGCTCAACCTGGCTGTTCATGGGGCGAACGATCAGGCAACTGGCCGACGGCATCATGGACCTGCCGCTGAAGGAGACGGTCAAGCACAAGTGGCTGTACGGCAATGCGGCCCGCCTGTTCGGGCTGTCGGCATGA